The genomic DNA TGGTGATGCCATAACCGTAAGAAGAAGAGCTCAACGAGTCACCATCCAGGAAGTTCACTGCATAGGAACGCTGGTAGTTGAAACGGTTGCGTAAGCTGGAGTCATTTTCATTGACATATTTGATACGACCAAGACTGTCGCGCAGGTTACCTTCGCCACCGCTTACGTCAACGGTTTTGAATTCGTTACCACGGTAAGGGCTCAGGTCATCTTCATCCTGGTTGGTAGTAGGCCTGTACACGTCGGCAACCCATTCGTTCACGTTACCACTCATGTTATATAAGCCAAAACCATTGGGAAAGAAAGAGTTTACGTCGGCAGGATAAGCAGAGCGGTCGTTCAAACCACCGGGCGTACCCATATAGTCACCATTACCCCTTTTGAAGTTGGCGAGGAAAGCACCCTGCCAGTTGCCCTTGCGGGTAGCGCGCAGGTTGTCGTAACCGTCGTTTTTCCAGGAGTACATCTGCCTGTTGGAGATCAACTCCTCACCACGTTGTTTTTCGGAACGGCGGGGTGAAGGGTTTTCGTTGATAAGACCCAGCGCGGCATATTCCCATTCTGCTTCTGTAGGCAGGCGGTAGTCGGGTAATAAGATGCCGTCTTCAAATTTCACCGTGTTACGCGGACGGCCCTGTGCATCTTTCAGCGGGTTCTTTTTAGGTTTACCCGGAACGCCCTGGTACTCACCCATCAGGTAAGACTTGGTGTTGAAGTTATCCTGGCCGCCACCATTCAGTTCCTGTTTCAGGACATTCTGGTTTTGGTAGCCTTTGTCGATCAGTTCTTTTTCGTTCACCCTGTCGGTACGCCAGATACAGAAGTCATACGCCTGTTTCCAGGTAACGCCAACCACCGGGTAGTAGTTATAAGAGGGGTGACGGAAATAATATTCCACGAGCGGTTCGTTATAGCTCAGCTCACTGCGCCATACCAGGGTGTCGGGCTTGGCGCCTTTCACCACTGCTTCGTACTGGGGATCCTGGAACACATTCTCCAGCCAGTAGAGGTATTCGCGGTAGTGAACGTTGGCAACCTCGGTTTTGTCGATGAAGAAGGAGTTGATGGTAACGCGGCGTGGAACGTTATTCCAGTCGCCCATTACATCTTCCTGGGTAGCGCCCATGGTGAAAGTACCACCCTGAACGAATACCAGACCGGGGCCTGTTTTGATGTCTTTGGGTTTGGCAACGTAAAAACCGGAGGACTTCTTACCGTCGTTGTAATTCCAACCGGTGACGTCAGACTTACCCCCTTTGTTTTTGTTGCAGGCTGAGAGGCCACCCAGGGCAGCCAATAAAAGCGTACAAGTTATCAGTCTATTTTGCATGTTGCAGACAACAGTTTTTGCTGAATATTTAACGTTTGGTTTTTCCTAATTATTGCAAGTAAGTCGAAGAGATTGCGAATATAATCGTTTTCGATATACATCGCGCGCCGGCTTACTTTAAATTAAAAAAACATGGATAGTTGCAAAACAAGTAAAAAATCCACATATTTGCTATACAATTGTTAAAAATAATCATTGCCATTCATATCCTTTACACCAAACTATCCGACTATTTGACTCCAACTCTACCCTAACACCGATTCTGAAGTTTCTGATAATTTCGTGAAAAGGCATCACGATACCTTAAATCATCATTTTAAATGAAAGTAATTCGTTTTAGGATAACTGCTTTGTTAGCAGTGCTTTGTGGAACAGGAATGGTTCAATCCAAAGCCCAGGACATTAACGTTGTAACTACAGCGGTTCCATTTTTACGTATTTCTCCCGATGCCCGTGCAGGTGGTATGGGCGATGCCGGCATTGCTACGGCCCCCGATGCCAACTCCAGTTTCTGGAACCAGGCGAAGCTGCCGTTTGCCCCGGTAAAGTCGGGCATCAGCGCTACCTATACCCCTTGGTTAAGTGATATCACCAGTGATGTTTACCTGGCTTCCCTGGCTGGTTATTACCAAATAGATGATGAGCAGGCGCTCAGTTCTTCTATCCGTTATTTCAATCTTGGCTCCATCCAGTTTACCAATATTAATGGCGACCGTCTCGGCACCTCCGATCCGCGTGAGTTTGCTTTTGACATGGGATATACCCGCCGTTTGTCGAAGCAGACCAGTTTGGGACTGGCGTTGCGGTATATCAATTCAAGGCTGGCCAATGGCGATGTCAATGGTTCCGGGGTAAGCTATAAGCCCGGCAATGCCTTTGGTGCAGATATCTCGTTCTTTTATAATGGTATCGATGAAACGGGCGCCGGGTTCACCGGGGGAGCTGTATTGTCGAACCTGGGGACTAAAATAAGTTATACCAATAACGCCAATGCCAAAGATTATATCCCTGCCAACTTAGGTGTGGGAGTGGGTTATACCTGGGCTTTTGATGAAGATTCGAAGCTGACGCTGGCGGCAGATATCAATAAACTGCTGGTGCCGGCGCTGCCCAAGGCGCCCACTTCGCAGGATATCGACGACTATTATACCCGTGGCGTTTTTGAAAGCTGGTTCAAGAGTTTTGGAGGCGATAATGGCGGGTTTAAGAGCTTACAGATCTCCGGTGGAGCGGAATATGCTTATGTGAACCAATTCTTTGCGCGTGCGGGGTATTATTATGAAGACAAATCGCAGGGGGGAAGACGGTATCTTACCATGGGAGTTGGGTTCAAGTATAATGCTATTCATGCGAACTTTTCTTATTTGATCCCTTCAGGGAGTGGGGTGACGAGAAATCCGTTGTCCAATACTTTGAGGTTGGGGATTGGGTTTGACCTGGTAAAAGAATAGCCCGGAACCTGGATTCCGGCATCACCTGTTGTAGTCCCTCATCTATATCAGTATCTTTGCAACATGAAGTCCAAGCCATCGTATGTTTTAAGTGTATTGCGGAATAAGTGTCCGCGGTGCAGAGAGGGAGATCTGTTCCTGGAGAAGAATGCTTATGCGCTGAAGAAAAGCAGGTATATTAAGATGCATAGTAATTGTCCTACCTGCGGGCAGCCTACGGAGATTGAAGTTGGGTTTTATTATGGCACCAGCTATGTTAGCTATGCTTTGGGCGTGGCGGTGTCTGTTGCTGTGTTTGTGGCGTGGTGGGTGTTGCTGGGTATTTCTATCGATGATAATAGTCTTATCTGGTACCTGGTGGTGAACAGCTGCCTGCTGGTGGGGTTACAGCCGCCGCTGATGCGCCTCTCGCGCTCTATATGGCTGAGCTGGTTTGTGAAATATGATCCGGAATGGAAGACGCATAAGGTTGATGCGCCGGAAAGGATCGTGAAGGAGCAGATGGGGAATTGGTAGTATAATAGATTACAGGAAATATAAGTAAAGCCTGGTTACGGTAAGTCCAATGCTGACTTGGACTACTGCAACCAGGCTTGGTTTTTAATGGGGCACCGATCCTATTTCATTATGGGGTAAATGCTGAGAGGGGGGAAAGATCACTTCTTCTTCTTTTTGGTTTTTACCTTGAAGAATTTGTCGATCTTACTTAAAAGAAGCGGATAGTAAGTCCGGCTGACAGCCACCTGCCTATCACCAAGGTCCACTACACGGGCTTCAATCGACTGTATGCGCGGTAAAGCGATGATGCTCGATCGGTGGACACGACAGAATTCCTTGTCGCCCAGAATTTCTTCAAACTCCTTCAGCGTAAGGTTTGTCGGATACTTTTCACCATTTACTGTGTAAATGTTGGTAAAGGGGCCTGCGGCCTTGATAAGGACGATGTCTTTCATCGGAATCCTTATCAATTTGTTGCGGTTGAAAATAAAACAAGACATGTTTGTAGCCTTTAATGTGTTTCTTCATAAAAATTAAAAGGTTGCGTTTGCAAACTGCGATGTAAACGTAGCAGTTAAATTTTAAACCATGGCCCTGTTTATGTGATAACATCTTTGTTTAGGGACGAATGGTAAACAACAGCTTAGAAACGGCTTTACGCGTGCTTCGAAACAGCATTGCCAAAACTTTAAAATAACTAAGCTCTCCTACCCTAGTTGATACCATTCATTGTTTACTATTTTTTAAAAGCATTTCGACATCTCAATCGAGGGCTGTTTTTTACGCTCACCCTGCTCAACCTGCTGTTTACCATGACCATTTGGTCGTTTACCTATCTCCTGCTTTTTGAGGGCTAACAGGTATCGTAACATTGCATTACAGAACGCGACCAAAGGTTGTACGCTCAGCAGGAAGTACGGGAAGAGCGTCCCCGTAACGAATGTTTCACTGGGTTGCGTTTCTATTATTTCATAAAAAATACTAATTATCATGGGTGAAGTTTTAAATAATGATTTCGTAATGGGATCAAGCGGATTAACAGGCAATATGCTTGTTTACAGACAGCGCAAAGGGCGCACATTTATTGCCAAACGGCCACAGAAACGAAAGAAGCCGTTTACTGAAGAAGAATTACAACACCAGGCTCTTTTCGCCGATGCCATCACCTACGCCAGGGCAGCAATCGTTGACCCTGCCGTTAAAGAGATCTATGCCTTTAAGGCAAAAGGTATTGAATCGGCCTATAACGTGGCAGTCCGAAACTTCTATGACCTGCCGGAAGTAAAACTGGTTGATGTAAGTGGTTATAACGGCAGTATCGGCAGCAAAATTTTGGTGAAGGCTACCGATAAGTGTAAAGTGAACAAAGTGAAGATCGTCATTAAATCGAGCGCGGGCTCCATTATTGAACAGGGTGAAGCAGTTGTGCTAGCCAATGATCTTGACTGGATATATACAGCAACTACGCTGAACAGCTCTCCTTCCGGATCGACTGTTACCGCTACGGCATTCAACCTGCCGGGGAATAGCGCGAATTCCAATAAAGTCGTGTAAAAGGCAGGTGCCTGGCCGGCCGGCAGAGATACTCCTCCTGCCGGCTTGCTTTTCCTTTAACAAAGAGATAACAGATTGGGAAAGGGGTAAGCATTACGCTAAGCCCTACTATCATACAACCTGTTACTCTATCAATACATTAATAATGACACAAACTGAAATTGACAATTTGACGCTCGTTGAAAGGGCGCAGGCGGAGACGCCGCAGTTCTTTAAAAAATTAAGAACCATCGGGCTCGTGCTGGCGGCGGCGAGCGCCGCTTTACTTACAGCACCAGTTAGCTTACCTGCAGCTGTCACTACTATTGCCGGTTATCTTGCAGTAGCCGGAGGTGTTGCTACGGCGGTTAGCCAGGTGGCGGTAGAAGGTTACTAACCGATTCAGACGAAGGAGAACGATTCTCCTTCGTCTTCAAAATTACTCAAGCTATTCTCTTTCAAATCTTTTAAATACAATACAATGCCTTTAAATC from Filimonas effusa includes the following:
- the porV gene encoding type IX secretion system outer membrane channel protein PorV, with amino-acid sequence MKVIRFRITALLAVLCGTGMVQSKAQDINVVTTAVPFLRISPDARAGGMGDAGIATAPDANSSFWNQAKLPFAPVKSGISATYTPWLSDITSDVYLASLAGYYQIDDEQALSSSIRYFNLGSIQFTNINGDRLGTSDPREFAFDMGYTRRLSKQTSLGLALRYINSRLANGDVNGSGVSYKPGNAFGADISFFYNGIDETGAGFTGGAVLSNLGTKISYTNNANAKDYIPANLGVGVGYTWAFDEDSKLTLAADINKLLVPALPKAPTSQDIDDYYTRGVFESWFKSFGGDNGGFKSLQISGGAEYAYVNQFFARAGYYYEDKSQGGRRYLTMGVGFKYNAIHANFSYLIPSGSGVTRNPLSNTLRLGIGFDLVKE
- a CDS encoding SUMF1/EgtB/PvdO family nonheme iron enzyme translates to MQNRLITCTLLLAALGGLSACNKNKGGKSDVTGWNYNDGKKSSGFYVAKPKDIKTGPGLVFVQGGTFTMGATQEDVMGDWNNVPRRVTINSFFIDKTEVANVHYREYLYWLENVFQDPQYEAVVKGAKPDTLVWRSELSYNEPLVEYYFRHPSYNYYPVVGVTWKQAYDFCIWRTDRVNEKELIDKGYQNQNVLKQELNGGGQDNFNTKSYLMGEYQGVPGKPKKNPLKDAQGRPRNTVKFEDGILLPDYRLPTEAEWEYAALGLINENPSPRRSEKQRGEELISNRQMYSWKNDGYDNLRATRKGNWQGAFLANFKRGNGDYMGTPGGLNDRSAYPADVNSFFPNGFGLYNMSGNVNEWVADVYRPTTNQDEDDLSPYRGNEFKTVDVSGGEGNLRDSLGRIKYVNENDSSLRNRFNYQRSYAVNFLDGDSLSSSSYGYGITTLISDKSRVIKGGSWNDMPYWLSPGTRRFLQEDQSSSTVGFRCAMTHYGAPEGAGSKHKTGNFFPTRRQKR
- a CDS encoding DUF983 domain-containing protein encodes the protein MKSKPSYVLSVLRNKCPRCREGDLFLEKNAYALKKSRYIKMHSNCPTCGQPTEIEVGFYYGTSYVSYALGVAVSVAVFVAWWVLLGISIDDNSLIWYLVVNSCLLVGLQPPLMRLSRSIWLSWFVKYDPEWKTHKVDAPERIVKEQMGNW
- a CDS encoding LytTR family DNA-binding domain-containing protein, whose translation is MIRIPMKDIVLIKAAGPFTNIYTVNGEKYPTNLTLKEFEEILGDKEFCRVHRSSIIALPRIQSIEARVVDLGDRQVAVSRTYYPLLLSKIDKFFKVKTKKKKK